A stretch of DNA from Microlunatus sp. Gsoil 973:
CAGGGGTCACGGGATGGTCTCCTTCGGTCACAGGAAGCAACCAAAGGTTCCCACCCGTGACCCCGCCCTCACCGGAGCGGTGTCACCTCATCCCGTAAACCGGAAGGACTAGACCAGTTGCCGGCAGCAGACCGTCGGTCCGCGCGGCCGCGGACCTGACACGTCGTGCTGTTCTAGCTCTCTGCCTCTTCGTGGTCATCAAGACCCTCGATCCGACGGAGTCGGTCCATGATCGCTTCCAGGTTGTCCAGGCTCTCCGGGCTCAGGCCTTGCGCCCTCCGCATCAGCCCTTTGGCCCGGGCATCCTTCATTGCCGCCAATGCGCCCAGCTCGGCAGTGACGCGTTCCTCCAGCTCTGGGTTGAAGAAGTACCCGATGGGCACTCCGAACAGATCGGCAATTGCGGCCAGCAATCGGGCCGACGGGTTGTTGCGACGTCCGGATCGCAGGTGGGAGATGTGGACGCCGGAAACCGTGATGCCGCGGTCGCTGAGCGCCTTCGCAGCGGTGTCGTTGGAATACAGCCCGTTGCGGCCGGGGCCAGGCACGGTGGCGAACAGGTGATTCAACTTGTCCGCCAAACCAGGGATGCCGTCCTCAGCCACAACCTGTCCTCTTCAGCCCACCGGATTGTTTGCAACTCGACCAGCATCCCACATCTGGCACCTCCAGCACAGACCCGGCAGGCGTCAGCCAACTTCAGAACAGTCAGCTGGCGATCGTGTCCCGGGAGGTAACTCTGGTTGCACAACTTCCGCATGGACTCTAGCGAATTCTGATAACCGTAGTTATGCTCCAAGGGTGATGCATGCGATCTCGGGACCCGAAGGAGCCGGCGCCGGGTACGGAGCCCGCCCGGTGTCGGTCGATCTCACCCGGAACCAGCGACTCATCGAAGTTGCGGACGGGATCGACGCGACATTCGTACGCCTACCGGCGCGGCGACACTCGTACACGCAGGTCGAGCAGCAACTCGCTCTGGCGCATTGGCCTGCCGATCACCGGATCTTCGTCTGCAGCCTGGCCGGCGGCACCGGTCGTACGACTCTTGCCGGTTTGATCGCCCTGACCCTCGCCGGTCTTCCGTACGCCCATTTGCACCGACCGGTCGCCCTCGCCGAACTCGAACCCTTCCCGCTCACCCGCGCCGGACGTCGCTGGGGTGTGCCGCAAGGCCGCGACCACATTGCCGTCACCCGGGCCGGCGGACGCGTACGCATCCCCACCGATCTTGATCACCTAGGCGACGGGCGACCGCTCGTGATCGTCGACTCACCGGCCGGAATCGTCACCACGGCGGAGATCGCTGCCAACAATCCCACCAGTTCGGTCGTGCTCCTGACACGCCCGGATCGGCTCAGCCTGGGTGACACAGCCGATGCCCTCGTGTGGCTAGCGGCCGATCGCGGCATTGTCAGGGAGCGGATCGCTGTGGTGATCAATTCGGGTGTCGGCAGACCTGACCGCGCCAGCAGGCCAGCCGCAACGGCGTTGGCGATCCGCTGTGGCTCTGTCCACAGATTGCCTGCGCACATGTCGCTCGGCCCCGGAGCCGTCTTACCGTCCGGACATCGGGTTCCCCGCCCGGTCCGCAACTCCCTCATCCAGTTGTGCGCCGACCTGCACCGCTCCATCCCCCCAGCGGTGAACGCCGGCGCACCGTGGAAGGAAGAATCAGATGCAGAATCAGACACGTAGGGTTTCGGCTCTGACCGCCAGCACGATGACGGCCGTCGCTTTCGCCGCAGTTCCCACCGCCGCTTGGGCGGCACCGCCGAACGGAGGCAAGGATGTTGTCAACGGACCCGACATCGCCGAGGGCGCACAGAACGCGCCGGGCAGCCAAGCCATCCAGGACCTCATCAACACCATCGGCTTCTATGCGATCATCGCCTGCCTGATCGGGCTGCTGCTCTCCGGGCTGATTCTCGCGATGGGTCCCCGTCTCGGCTTCACCCAGGCCAGCACCGTCGGCAAGGTCGGCATCTTCGCCTCCCTCGGTGTGGCGTTCCTGGTCGGCATCTCGGCGACCTTGATCAACTTCTTCTACAACGCCGGAGCCTGACTCCCCCGCAGGTACGGGACGCAAGGAGGCGCCCATGCCACGCAGTCCCCGCCGGACGATCACCATCACCGCAGGAATCGTCGTCGTCCTCGCACTGATCGCCGTCATCGCCTATCTGGCCGGCCGCTCCACCAATGCAACACCGCCACCACCGCCTGCCCACACGACGGGTTCGGACCCGGTCAGCTCTCCGAGCCAGACAGCCGGATCATCTGAGCCTGGGCTGGCCGTGGGTAGGGCGTACGCCGGGACGGGCGGCAGCTCCAAAGGACCGGCCGGGCTCCCTCTTGGCTACGACCACAATAAGGCCGGTGCTGCTACCGCCGCGACGAACTATTTGATGTGGCTGAATTCGATCAGAATCACCGACAAGTCGACCGCCGACGCGATGGCCACCTCCGCCGCTGCCGATGCAGCAACCCGTACTGCGTTGATCCATTCCTCCGACGAGACCCGCTCCGGCATGGATGACCTCAAGGCCGATCAGCTTGAGCCGGCCCGGGGTGCGTACGCCGTCGCCCACTACTCCGACGACCAGGCAACCATCTACATCTGGGCACCGGAAGTCACCACCGACCGCAGCGGGACCACCGATCAACTGTGGGCAATCGATGCGGTCCAGGTCGTCTGGGCCAGCGGCGACTGGAAACTTGATCATCAACTGATGGCCCAGACCGGCGGCGCCGCTGTTGATCCGGCGGATCCTGCGGGCAATCCGAGCGCTGCGGAGAAGCGGTCGATCCTGTCGCGGATCCCGGCCGATGCGGGCGAGATCACCGACACCGCCGACCAGACCTGGTTCGAGTACGCCAATGCTGCGCACTAGCTGGATTCGACGCCTGGTGATCATGGCCGCGCTCGTCGGCGCGCTAGCTTCCCTCGTTGCGCCCCGGGCGAGCGCCTCGCCGACGACCGAGGAGCGCCGCCAGGTCGCCGAAGAAGTGGCGACGTCGATGTGTCAGACGATGCCGGCGATTCCCAAGCTGCCCACGAAGATCGACCCGCACAATCTGTGTCAGGAGGTGATCGTCGAGAACGTCGATCCGGAAGGCAACAACAGCGGGATCCGCGCCGCCTGTGAAGCGTCGCTGCCGATCTGGGCCCGACCAGCCGTCCCGTTCTGTACGTCGGTCCTGGACAAGATACTGGACCCTGCCCGCAAGCAGTTCCTGGACAAGGTCGTTCCATCGGTACAGAAGCTGGCCTGCATCACCTCGGCCCCGGCAACGTTCGACTGCCTGGCCAAACAGGTACACATCTGGCTCGAACAGGCCATCACCAGCCTCTGGCAGAACCTGCTGACAGTCCTGACCGACAACACCCAGGTCATCGGACTCCTCGACGGCTGGCACAACCACGGCATCGTATCGATCTACAGCGACGTCGGCGCCGTCGGCGCAACCCTGTTGCTTGGTGTCATTCTGACCTCCTTGATCATTTCCGCGATCCGCTTCGACTTTCGACAGTTCGGCACCGCCATCCTCGGCGTGATCACATGGGGCCTGTTCTGGTCCGGCGGCGTGGCGATCGCCGTACTGCTGATGAAGGCTTCCGATGATGTCGCGACGTGGCTCGCCGGGCGCCCGGATGCATCCGGTAAGACCAATCTCGATCGCGCCGGACAGCACTTCGCGAACTGGGTCGAGTACATCAGCGGTGCAGCACCCAAGCTGCGACCGGGCTTCGATGAACCCGGCAGCCTCATCGCAATCTTGATCTGCATGTTCTTGATCATCGCTATCGTCGCGACCCTAGTCGCTCTGCTGATGCGCAACATCGCCTTGCTCATGATCATTATGGCACTACCGCTCACGCTCGCCGGCGCCGCCGGGCCGCGGCTGACCCGCGAATGGTTCATTGCGGCCGTACGGATGTTCGTCGCGTTGCTGCTGGCGAAGCCGCTGATCGTGATCGCCGTACGCGTCGGAGCGGTTTTGGTGTCGGTGCCCTCCCAAGGCGAACCGCAGGCCAGCTTTTCCGACGCCTTGCTGGGTGTGGCGATCATCCTGTTGGCCGCTCTGTTGCCGGGCGTGATCTACAGGTTCTCCGGCGGGCTGATGAACACGTCCGCCGGTACGGCGCCGCGCGCATCGGCTGGCGTAACCGGGCAAGCGTCCCAGTCGGTGGCGACGAGCGCGGACATGACGCGGAGGATCATGGAACGCAATGCGCCCCGTCCCGCATTGACCGCATCGTCAACTCAAGCGAGTTCCTCGGGTACGGGGCACGCCGGAGCGAGCACCGCGGCAGGCATCCGTGGCGCTGCTGGAGCTCGGGGTGCCGCGGGAGCGCTCGGTGGTCCAGTGGGCATCGCCGCGATGGCGGCCACCATCGGAGCTGGTGCTCTCGAGTCCGGTGGTCGTTGGCTAGCCGGGCACGCCGCAACCGGTGGCGGCGTCTTTGGAGACGTCGAGGCACCCCACGTACCGTCACCGCCGATCTCCCGGATTCCGTACGGCAGCCGGACCCAGCACGACTCCGGCGATCACCCGTCGTCGCAGAAGACCGAGGCAACCACCAACCAGCAGACGACGCCTACGAACATCACTGTCATCCAGCAGCCCGATGCGCCTGCCAAACAACGTCCAACGATCGACCCGTCCGAGCCGCACCTGATCATCCCCGGCACCGTCGTACCTGAAGTTCCCAAGTCCGACGACCAGCCCGCGCTGCCCCAGAAGCCATCCTCCCTCGCCGGCACAGAAGACGACGATCATGAGTAGCCAACAGGTCCGCTTCGGCCCACGCGAGTCTCACGGCTGGCTGCTCGGGATGACGACTTCCCAACTCCTGCTGGGAATCGTCGCTGTCTGGACGAGCACCCGAATCTTCAACGCCGATACCAGCGGACCGGCGCGGGCAGGCTGGATCGCTCTGGCAGCGGCCTGCCTGACGGTTGCGTTCCTGCCGCTGCGTGGTCGCACGATCGTCGAATACATCCCGGTCATCGTCAGCTTCTGGGGCCAGCGCCTCACCGGCCACGACGTCTATCGAGGAGGCGTGTTCCGTATGCGCGACACCGACACCGTGGAGTTCGTGCTGCCCGGCGACCTCGCCCAGCTCCGCCTGATCAACTTCGAGGTCGACGGCAGCAGTGGCGCGGAAATTGCGATCGTCCACGACCCGTGCGCCAAGACCTACACCGGTGTTCTCGCCCTCGAAGGATCCACCTTCGCCCTCCTGGAAACCTCCGTGCGTGCGGCGCGCGTCGACGCCTGGGGCAATCTGCTTGCCCAGTTGTGCTCCGAGGGCGGCGCAGTCAGCCGTCTCCAGGTGCTCGAACGCACGCTGCCCGACTCCGGCGACGCGCTGCATCGCGACTGGGCCCGCCGCGGCCACCACGACGGCACACTGCAAGCGGCCAACTACGAGCAACTCCTCGCCGCCGTCGACGGCTCGACCCAGGCCCACGAATGCTTCGTCGCCGTCACCATCGACGCCCGCCGCGCAGGCTCGGAGATCCGTCAGGCCGGCGGCGGTCACCCCGGCGCATCGGCCGTGGTGGTACGCGAGATCGACAAGATCACCGAGGGACTCAAGGCGGCAGGCGTCCGCGTCGAGGGCTGGTGTTCACCCCGGCTGCTCGGCGAGATCATCCGAACCGCGTACGACCCGACTTCGCGACCGCTGATCCAGCGGCGTGGCGGCGCAGCATCCGACAACCGCGGCGGCGACGACGGGCTGCCGTCCGGTGTCGACCCGCGGATCTGCGGACCGATGCACGCAGAGAACACCTGGTCCTACTACCGCACGGACTCAGCCGTCCATCGCTGCTGGTGGATCCTGCAGTGGCCGCGCCAGTACGTCGACTCTGCGTTCCTGTCACCGTTGCTGCTGTCCAGTCAGCATCAGCGCACGGTGTCGATCATCCTCGAACCGCTGAGTCCGAGTCGGGCGAGTCGCCGGGTGACTCTGAAGCAGTCCGGCGTGACCTCCGAAGCAGCAATGCGGAAACGCTTCCGGCGCCGTACCACCCGATTACACGAGGTGGAAGCGACCGATGTGGACCGGCGAGAGTCCGAGCTGGTTGCCGGTCACGGTCTCTATCGGATGCTCGGCTTCCTGTCCGTCTCGTCGCCGGACCTTGCAGATCTTGAAGTGGCCTCCGGCGAGATCGAATCACTGGCCCAGCGGTCCCAACTGGAGATCACCCGACTCCCCGGCGAACACGACCAGGCCTTCGCGGTCGCCGCACTGCCCCTGGCGCGAGGTTTGCGATGAAGCGCGACTCCAACTCCGTCACCACGTCGCCGACTACGGCGTCCCGGACCCCGTGGCGCAGCCGGCCGCCGGCGGAGCGGGTGGACGACTCGTTGGCCGACATCCTCGGGACACTTGATATCGCACCGGCCGGCCGTGGCCCCTCGGGTCCACGCGCCGGCCGGGTCTTCCATCGGTTGCGGCTGCGGGCGCAGGAGGAGACGACCGCCCAGATCGCCGGGACGTACCCGTTCGTGGCCGAGCACGGCTTCACCGCCGATGGCACGTTCATCGGCCGCGACCGGTTCACGCGGGGCGCGTTCCGCTTCGATCCGTTCGAGCTGTACCGTGCCGGGCTGCTGCCCAATCCCAACGTCGCGATCTTCGGCACCATCGGTTCCGGCAAGTCCTCCTTGATCAAGACCATGGCGCTGCGACTGCTGGCCTTCGGCGTACGGTTCATCAACCCCGCCGACACCAAAGGCGAAATGGCTCCCCTGGCGCGCGCCGTCGGAGCCACCCTCGTCCAACTCGGCCCCGGCATGGGCAAAGCGCTCAATCCGCTGTACGCGCCCGAGCGGCCCGCCGGCATCGACGAGCGGATGTACATCGAGCTCATGGAGCAACAGCGACTCCTGCTGCTGAACGCCCTCGGTGCCACCGCCTCCGGTCGACCGCTCACCGCCCGCGAGGAGACGGGGATCGAACAGGCGCTCGCCCAGCTGACCCGGCAAAGTGATCACGTCGCGGCTGACCGGATGCGGCAACCCAACCTCGCCGAGTTCAGCGAGCTGATGCTCAACCCGACCCAGGCGATGGCCGACGCCATCCCCGTGCCGCTCTCGGTGCTCGCCGACGACTGTCTTGATCTCGCGCTTCGCTTCCGCGCCATGGTCAAGGGGGCGCTCAAAGGCATCTTTGACGGCCAGACCGTCGAGATCGACTGGAATCGCCCCGGCGTGGTGATCGACATTTCCCGGATCCGGTCCTCTGACGCCGGAGTCGCGTTGACCATGACCTGTGGTCAGGCGCTGGTCGATCAGATCCTCACCTTCACCGACGACCAGTGGGTACGGATCCTCGACGAGTGCTGGCGACAGATCCGCTATCCCCACATCGTCCGCCGGATCTCCGAAGGGCAGAAGCTCGCACGCGGCGACGACGTCACTTCCGGGTCAGCGACCATGATCGCCCTGCACCGCATCTCCGATCTGATGGGTGCCGCCCCCGAAGTCCGCGAACTCGCCCTCGGCCTGCTCGCCGACTGCTCCACCCGGATCGTCTACAACCAGGCCGATGATCAAGTACCGATCACCCGATCGACCCTCAATCTCACGGATATCGAAGCCGAGTTGCTGCCACGACTCCCGCAGGCCACCGCGCTGTGGAAGGTCGCCCAGCGGTCCTTCGTCGTCGATCACACCGTGCTGCGCGACGGCTACGAATGGGACCTCATCCAAACCGACTCTCGGATGGGCAGCCGCAAGTACGAGACCGTCGACGATCCCCGCGAAGCCATGGCCTCCGAAGTACTCCCGGACCAAACACCGGATGACGCCGAAGGGGTGGCGTGATCATGTGGCGCTGGTACACCGCCGAGGACCGCAGACAAGCGGCCATGCTGACCGTCCTGTTGGTCTTGCTCGGTCTCGTCATCACCGCCTCCGCACCGTTGATCACCGGTCTCGGCCTGATGACCCTCAGCGGGCATAGTTCGGATCTGCCTGGGAGTTGGCTGACCATGATCTCGTCGATCTGGCGGGATCCGACCCACCCGGACCGGGCGTTCGCGATCTCGGTCGGCGCCGGCGGCTTCTGGTTCCTGACCGTCGTCATGATCACTGTTCTGATCGGCGCCTACGCGTGGTTCGCGGTGATGGCGTACCGGCTTGTTGCTCCGACAGGTAGCGGGTTCGCGAGCCGGGCTGATCTTGCTCGCGAGCTGTCCGTGTCGACCTGCCGGAAGCGAGCCCGTACGACTCGCCCTGATCTTGATCGGAAGTCCCGCCTGCTGACGCCGCCCGCCCAAGTCGGGATTCCCCTGCATCAGGCTGCTGTCGGCCGGCAGACGCTCTGGCTGCCGCTGGAGAACGCGACCGGAGTGATCGCTCCGCAGCAGTCGGGCAAGACGCTGATGGACCTGCTGCACAAGGTGATTATGGCACCGGGCGGGCTGATCGTCACGTCCACAAAACTCGACCTCTTCCTGCTCACCGCCAAGGCCCGGGAGCGGAGCGGCTCGACCGTGCAGGTCCTCGATCTGACCGGCGCCGCGCACTGGGAACAGGTCGTCCGATGGAACCCGATCCGCGGCTGTACGACGATCAAGGCAGCCAAGCGACGCGCGCAGGCACTCCTGCGGGCCACAACCGGCGACGGCTACGACGGGCAAGCCGGCAATCACGCCTTCTTCGAACGCCGGGCCGTCGACGTCCTCACCGCCTATCTGCTCGCCGCCGGCATCTCCGAAGCACCATTGGACGACTTCATCAGCTGGTGCCAGAACGATCTTGACACCGAAGCCGCGGCAATACTGCGCAACCGCCCGGAGTACGCCGCCGTGCGACGAACCCTGCAACAAGCCCAAGCCGTCGTCGAAGAGACCCGCTCCGGCATTTGGGAGACCATCCGCGACGCCATCGCCTGCCTCACCGATCCAGACGTCACCGAAAGTTCCCTGCCCCGGGGCGGCGAGCTCGGCTTCGACCCGGAGATCTTCGTCCGCAGCGGCGGAACCGTCTACGTGATCGGCTCCGAGGACGACGCCGCATCGCAAGCACCACTGATCACCGCCTACGTCCAAGACGTCCTCGACACTGCCCGCCGGATGGCCATCACCGACAGCACCACCACCGGACGCGAACGACTCACGCCACCCTTTACCGCCGTACTGGACGAGGTCGCTTCCATCTGCCCGCTGCCCGATCTGCCTGACACACTGTCCGACTCAGCCGGCCGCGGCGTCCTGGTTCACTACGCCCTGCAATCGCCGGCCCAGGCTCAGTCTCGCTGGGGCAAAGCCGCGGCAACGCTGTTCGACAACACGACCGCGTTGGCGATCTTCGGCGGCCTCAAGTCCGAGGAGACGCTGAAGTGGGCGTCGCTGCTGGCCGGCCGGCGACTGGAGGAACGTCGCACCCGGCAGAGCCGCGGCTTCGCCGATGCCGGCTCAATCCAGATCGGCTCCGAACGGTCGGACCTCCTCGAGCCAGCAGCCGTACGCCAACTGCCCCGCGGCCGGGCGCTATTGATCGTGAGATCGATGCCCGCATTGATCGTGCGGCTCATCCCGGCCTGGAAGCGGCCCGACTGGAAACAACTCCAAGCTGACGCCCGATCGATCCGGACCGGGCAGGACACGACGTCGGAGCCCATCCCGACCATGGCGAAGGAGTTGGT
This window harbors:
- a CDS encoding helix-turn-helix domain-containing protein, which codes for MAEDGIPGLADKLNHLFATVPGPGRNGLYSNDTAAKALSDRGITVSGVHISHLRSGRRNNPSARLLAAIADLFGVPIGYFFNPELEERVTAELGALAAMKDARAKGLMRRAQGLSPESLDNLEAIMDRLRRIEGLDDHEEAES
- a CDS encoding DUF6112 family protein; the encoded protein is MTAVAFAAVPTAAWAAPPNGGKDVVNGPDIAEGAQNAPGSQAIQDLINTIGFYAIIACLIGLLLSGLILAMGPRLGFTQASTVGKVGIFASLGVAFLVGISATLINFFYNAGA
- a CDS encoding SCO6880 family protein; its protein translation is MSSQQVRFGPRESHGWLLGMTTSQLLLGIVAVWTSTRIFNADTSGPARAGWIALAAACLTVAFLPLRGRTIVEYIPVIVSFWGQRLTGHDVYRGGVFRMRDTDTVEFVLPGDLAQLRLINFEVDGSSGAEIAIVHDPCAKTYTGVLALEGSTFALLETSVRAARVDAWGNLLAQLCSEGGAVSRLQVLERTLPDSGDALHRDWARRGHHDGTLQAANYEQLLAAVDGSTQAHECFVAVTIDARRAGSEIRQAGGGHPGASAVVVREIDKITEGLKAAGVRVEGWCSPRLLGEIIRTAYDPTSRPLIQRRGGAASDNRGGDDGLPSGVDPRICGPMHAENTWSYYRTDSAVHRCWWILQWPRQYVDSAFLSPLLLSSQHQRTVSIILEPLSPSRASRRVTLKQSGVTSEAAMRKRFRRRTTRLHEVEATDVDRRESELVAGHGLYRMLGFLSVSSPDLADLEVASGEIESLAQRSQLEITRLPGEHDQAFAVAALPLARGLR
- a CDS encoding conjugal transfer protein TraC gives rise to the protein MKRDSNSVTTSPTTASRTPWRSRPPAERVDDSLADILGTLDIAPAGRGPSGPRAGRVFHRLRLRAQEETTAQIAGTYPFVAEHGFTADGTFIGRDRFTRGAFRFDPFELYRAGLLPNPNVAIFGTIGSGKSSLIKTMALRLLAFGVRFINPADTKGEMAPLARAVGATLVQLGPGMGKALNPLYAPERPAGIDERMYIELMEQQRLLLLNALGATASGRPLTAREETGIEQALAQLTRQSDHVAADRMRQPNLAEFSELMLNPTQAMADAIPVPLSVLADDCLDLALRFRAMVKGALKGIFDGQTVEIDWNRPGVVIDISRIRSSDAGVALTMTCGQALVDQILTFTDDQWVRILDECWRQIRYPHIVRRISEGQKLARGDDVTSGSATMIALHRISDLMGAAPEVRELALGLLADCSTRIVYNQADDQVPITRSTLNLTDIEAELLPRLPQATALWKVAQRSFVVDHTVLRDGYEWDLIQTDSRMGSRKYETVDDPREAMASEVLPDQTPDDAEGVA
- a CDS encoding type IV secretory system conjugative DNA transfer family protein — its product is MWRWYTAEDRRQAAMLTVLLVLLGLVITASAPLITGLGLMTLSGHSSDLPGSWLTMISSIWRDPTHPDRAFAISVGAGGFWFLTVVMITVLIGAYAWFAVMAYRLVAPTGSGFASRADLARELSVSTCRKRARTTRPDLDRKSRLLTPPAQVGIPLHQAAVGRQTLWLPLENATGVIAPQQSGKTLMDLLHKVIMAPGGLIVTSTKLDLFLLTAKARERSGSTVQVLDLTGAAHWEQVVRWNPIRGCTTIKAAKRRAQALLRATTGDGYDGQAGNHAFFERRAVDVLTAYLLAAGISEAPLDDFISWCQNDLDTEAAAILRNRPEYAAVRRTLQQAQAVVEETRSGIWETIRDAIACLTDPDVTESSLPRGGELGFDPEIFVRSGGTVYVIGSEDDAASQAPLITAYVQDVLDTARRMAITDSTTTGRERLTPPFTAVLDEVASICPLPDLPDTLSDSAGRGVLVHYALQSPAQAQSRWGKAAATLFDNTTALAIFGGLKSEETLKWASLLAGRRLEERRTRQSRGFADAGSIQIGSERSDLLEPAAVRQLPRGRALLIVRSMPALIVRLIPAWKRPDWKQLQADARSIRTGQDTTSEPIPTMAKELVAR